ATGGGAGATGCGTTAGGACTttgtttatatatcactcgttgAGTTATATCAATCCATGGGATATACTGATATAGTCTTTGACATCTTCAGACCATGCATTGTCCAAATAGCACATCTTAAACCAAGTTTTGTTAGGAAGCTCTGTAGATAAACTGAACAAGAAAGGTACGAGTAGGACTAAAAGACACATATAACCCAATGGGATTACGTTCACAATCGCATATCAAAGTTACagtatacatacataaatagtACTCGATACCTTAACCATTATCTGCCATTCAAGGATGAAGAAGCAAGACAATGCTAGACTCTACGACTTACAACGACGCAACTACACCCAGATATACACAGACTTAACTCCACTATATCAGCAACTTCTGTATTCTACTTTTCCATTTTTTCCTTTCCACTGCATTTCAATCCACCTTGTGGCCATTGCTGAGGTTCTTGTTATTGTTGTTCGGATGGTTTTCTTGCTTGGGGGAAGTGAGTTTATCAAAGAGGAAAGACTTGATGTGCTTCAACATTTCTTTAGGCTTCTCTGCATTTATTGCATGCCCAGCGTTCTTTATGATGACTACTTGTGCATTATCACCAATATGCCTGCAGAGGTACCAAAGCGAAATATCACAACTCAGTTCTGGTTCTAACTACGCGGAACAAAATGAATTCCAACGTATCAGAAACAGATAGCAGAAGGAATGGAGGGGCACACAGGAAGGCtttgcatcttcttcttcagcttATCCAAACATTAAATGGTCTCTTCTGACAGAAAAGAAATAAGAACTACAAATTGGCACTAAGCTTTTCAAATCTTCAGACTAACCTTTTTAATCTGTGTGCTAATTCCAAAGGGAAAACCTGATCGTATTCTCCCCAAATTAAAAAAGTAGGCTGCATCAAGAAAAACCAGGCATTAGGCAATGCTCGAGATTTTTAACCACAAcgagagagaaggaagaagataaaTTAAAAGTACATCAAATGATGCTAATTACAATACCTGGGTTATTTTTGGTAGATCGGACAACTTTCTGTCTTTGTGCAAGGCATGGATTAATTCTTTCCTCTCTTGAATATATTCCATACACATCACCTGCCCAGGCAACAAAAAACAACAGCCCAATAACATCCTAATTCATTTGAAACCAAAGATTAAAGGGCACCACATAGAAGAGAAATTATTTCCCATCAcaaatgcttcttttttttcttgttagcATGTAAACATAAGACGCTCTCCTCTCTGTTTCTTTGCTTCTCCctttctttcatcatttttttagttaagttgtttttttttttacatgtaaTGTATAAGCAAATTTCTATTAGCATCCAAGAAGCAGAAGCAATGCAACATGCTTCAAGCAGCCAACCTCGAGCAGACTTCTTTACATTCTCTAAACTACATGCCCAGGTTGCAGTCCAAATGGGAAAACCACTTCATTCCTAAGGAAGCCATAATGCGGAAGCTTTAAGTCATTCTAAGCTCAACACAATACACGAAAGTCAGCAAGATGATGCCAGAGAGGCAGAGAATGAGGAGATAAATTTAAAAGAGTTAAACCCTTCAGTATTCTCATTAGGTATCCAAATTCCATCTCTTTCAAGATGATTCATGAATCTTCCAAGTCTTTACTAATTACGTCCTATTATGGAATTTTTAAATCTCCAGATCTCCACCTATTTTTAGTATTTCAAAGTCATCAAAAATGCTACACTCATTTTCTATAGGTCACAGCAATCTCAAAGTATGGTTTCTCCAACTTTATGTAACCAACCTCCTTTATTCATGGACCGGCAATCAGCCAAAACAGAGCAGGTTGATCCCACCTTTTGGGATTCCGACGCCTTATTGAATGGAGATGCTAATGAATATTGCCTCCTATCGtggaccaagatatgtctccaTTCATATCCCTTTTCTAATCAAAACACATTTGCATTCCTAGCTCCATTGGTTTTTTTATATCTTCTACTTTCCAGGTAGCttattcctttcctttttttgtctCCGTATCATGCATGGTTTTATTATCAATTTCACAAAGACATTCCCTTTTTCCCAATTAATTTGTCAGAATATCTCGAATCGGTATCAGAGCGTAGTTTGATTACTGACAGGAGCAAGTTCATCTACCTATTCTCAATCCTACTCAAGAATACCTGCACAGCAATAGATGATATTATGTATAATGACAAGAAAAGTACCTATACGACATCTTCCCAGCAGAACTTTGACATCCCGAAGATAGTTTTACCATTTACTAGCAGGATATGCAACAAAACTATCTAGAAGCAGCAGGAGTTGGCTACAACACGAAAGGGAGGATGAAAATCCCTTCTGTCGCAAGTCGCAACCATTAATGAAAGACTAACTTAAGACAATAGAGAGAAAGATGTCACAAATGCGTAAAACATCTAACAGCTGCCGTTTGGACAATTGACCATAGTAACATGCCTCGTCTTTAGAGATATAAAATCATGAGACACTCAAGAACTTCAGTTCATCCAGAACCTAACAAGTTTAGAAGCATGCTGTCAACAAGCAGGGATTTCTAGAATTGAGAATACGAGCAGTCCTTTCTAACTCTCAACATGAGCAATACATGACTCTATCTAGAAAAACCTTTAGTTTTGGCTACATGAAAGATTCAAATAGATCCCCTTTTGCAATCCTTTAAACCCTTCCCTCCTTACATTGATGACAGTGTCTGCCTCTGTTTATTTTCAATCCACTCCATTTCAAATTTACCATTTCTACAGTATGCACAGCATAGAAAGTTCAGCTTAACCAATTTATATAGCTCTGGTAATAAAGATAAACCACATCCACAAGCAATCACATTTATGAGTCCTAATTATTGCATAAAATATTGCAAAAGAAGGAAGCTTGAACCATATATACAGTCAATCAAACTAAACAAATCATATGTCAAAAAAGTATTAATGGGTTTTGTTCTTACATCGATAAAATCGTTGAGAAAACAATTGGGTACGTTCTTGGGCGGCTTATAGAAAGTCATCCGCAGCAGCGCCCGTACCTTCTCCGGCCTCTGCGGCAACAACATCTCCACTGCCTCATCCACACTCTTAACCGTAAACAACCCTTCATCCATGTCCTTCTCCTCTAAACTAACCCCAGCACAGCACAACACCACGCGACCCACGCGGTCCTTGTACTGCGCAGCCATACTGTAGGCCACAAACCCGCCGTAGCTAATCCCCACCAGGTCCATATGGGTCACGTTGTGGGCACCCATAAGGCCCATCACGCACTGTGCCTGGAAAGATTCGGACCTCTCGGGTCGGGTCGTGTAGGATTCGCCGAAGAAGAGAAGGTCCGGGACGTAGACGTTGAAGCGCGTCTTGATTGGGGAGAGGAAGTAGTCCCATTGCCACATTGCGTTGGCACCGATCCCGTGAATCAGAACCACGGTAGGCTTAGTCTCGATGTGCCGCTTTGGGACCCAGCAGTGCATGATCGTGCCGTCGCCAAGATCGGTGGTGCAGGATTTGAGGCCGGCGCTGGCAAAGGAGTATCTGAAGCACTGGTCCCGCGATGAAGTGAAGCTAACACAATTAGCCATTCGATGCAGAAGGTCCTCTACCTCTAGTGAACTGGATCAGAAAAGAGTGTGGTTTGATTTGATTGTGGATTCGGAACCAAAAGGCTGTGTCTACACGCAAATAATGGAATCCTTGGACCCTTCAAGCGAAAAGGTGGACAGTTCTTTAGACTGGAGAGGCCATGAATGCTTTTTTAGTTTTTCGAGACTATTGACTTTTTAAGGTTTCTgacgaaaaaaaaattcattaatttcGATATTGTgtcataaaatattaaaatcccATGTTTTTTTATtccacataaataaataaatactacAAACCATACCACGATACGTGGTAATAATAATACGAATGATCATGGCTGTTATCTAATcaatattttacaaaaacgAAAGCAAATGATTGGGAATACGGCATGAGAATCTCAAGGCAGCAACCCATTTGGCAAGAGCATTCACCTAGATATTTTATTGTCCGTTAATCTTCGATATACTCTTACTCCTTATCCattcaaattataataaaaaatgacactaaacaagtttataatttaaaaattagATATAAGTTTAAACTTATACCGTCCTCAAAATAATTTTCTCTGATGACAAGATAAGTTAGACAAAACCTCAATATGTGTTCACAGAGATATTGCAAAAAATTATGGCTCATCCATATATTAATATCTTAATTTCCTTCaacttaaatattttcttttctcctaATTAATTGGTATGGAACTTTCTAACTAAATGTGTATATTCAACaatcaatttcattttcttaaatTAATAACCATTTAAAATTTAGCAATATTTTGTCAACGGCTAAGAAGAGTTGGTGAGGGCCAACCAATTATGACAAAAAATGCATAGATTATAATAATCAATGAAGGCCTCAATATTCCAAAACCATGACCCCACTAGACGCGTGCGGATAGTCTGAGGCTAAGACAGGGGGGCCTTCCGGCCCACCAGGAAGCGAGTCCATGGGCCCCATAGGCTCACAGGTTAGGCCTGCATTGGACAGTGGACACGTTGTTAAGCCCGTCCAATCAGTCAAAATGGATCATGCAGGCCCAGCCTGTGAGCCCATACGGCCCATAGAACACAGTTCCATGTGGATGTGGTCAATGGGGCGGATATGAGCATTCTTTAATCAGATAATAATGTAAGAAAACAAGGATTTTTCTTGAATAATACTAACTGTACTATTAATTATCATAGTGTGTCGAAGGATTCGACCCTCAAAATCATACAGATTAATGAAGAGGGTATCATAGCTTGACGGCTCGAGTGGCCGAGTGTAGACCCATATAGGATAtctaaatgacaaacttgtatggtatcgttttcgattactaaaaaaaaaaagtatcataTAAAGCCTCATGTCAttgtaaacaaaatttattggaTTGAATATAACCCATTCATGATAGATTATCCACTCACTAATAGTTTTCTTCAGGGTTAAtattaaatttcaatttttacacaaatattataatattatggtAAAATCTCTACATATgccaatataatataatataatctcATGGGATATCCAATAACTTGTGAAAATTGCAAAGTTATATTATAATGAGagttggataagaactaatgaTATTACTaatactaatatatattttttggtgaGTTAATGGACCATTAACTTAAAATAATTGTGGAATAAGAGAGCACTTCAAGTATTAAAGTTGTTCTCCTGTCCATACTCGTTTTTTTATTCTATCATGATGAATATGCAATGtgcttaaaatttaaataatatcTTATAAAGTCAACTTTTCTGTTGGGGATGcaacttttttttggtttttttgacCAACTTTTGACTGCCATAATAACAAAACTTCTATTGAcaacccttttttcttttttaaactcCATGTACACATACGCCACTCTCCAAGATTGTTACTAATCGTTTTATATTATTTGTGTGGTTGAATGGACACTTATTTTCCATGGGTTAGACAAATTCAATGGGGGTTCTTTTCACCATTTCCTCATGGTGCTACTTCGCTATCAGTCATCCAGgagtatctttttttttttgcaaaagtGAAATAGTCTCAAAAAACTAACACAAAGATGCCCATCGCCGGACATTATTGGACGACACCGTATTACACCAGACATCGTCGAATGACCATCGAATAATTCCGTACTCCACCGATCTACATCGAATAACAAAGACTGAACAAAAAAACCAACATGCATATTACAATTTGGATAT
The window above is part of the Tripterygium wilfordii isolate XIE 37 chromosome 3, ASM1340144v1, whole genome shotgun sequence genome. Proteins encoded here:
- the LOC119995253 gene encoding uncharacterized hydrolase YugF; this encodes MANCVSFTSSRDQCFRYSFASAGLKSCTTDLGDGTIMHCWVPKRHIETKPTVVLIHGIGANAMWQWDYFLSPIKTRFNVYVPDLLFFGESYTTRPERSESFQAQCVMGLMGAHNVTHMDLVGISYGGFVAYSMAAQYKDRVGRVVLCCAGVSLEEKDMDEGLFTVKSVDEAVEMLLPQRPEKVRALLRMTFYKPPKNVPNCFLNDFIDVMCMEYIQERKELIHALHKDRKLSDLPKITQPTFLIWGEYDQVFPLELAHRLKRHIGDNAQVVIIKNAGHAINAEKPKEMLKHIKSFLFDKLTSPKQENHPNNNNKNLSNGHKVD